Proteins encoded within one genomic window of Oncorhynchus tshawytscha isolate Ot180627B linkage group LG02, Otsh_v2.0, whole genome shotgun sequence:
- the LOC112215045 gene encoding sodium- and chloride-dependent GABA transporter 2 isoform X4 — protein MEKYTTTTDFRTTSSSLSVMEKHNDPNLRFNMLSQQEMGLVHPVPVPSTQTRGQWSSKLEFLLAVAGQIIGLGNVWRFPYLCYKNGGGVFFIPYVLFLFTCGIPLFLLETSLGQYTTQGSITCWRKICPLFEGLGYGSQVVVLYSSIYYIIILAWAFFYLFSSFSSELPWASCRNSWNTATCMEFDRRVVGHLNWTVAGNATSPVREFWERRVLNLTDSPNKLGSVRWELALCLLLSWILCYFCVWKGVKSTGKVVYFTATFPYLMLVVLLVRGLTLPGAIDGIKFYLYPDPARLTDPQVWMDAGTQIFYSYAICIGCLTALGSYNKYDNNCYKDCVYLCLLNSGTSFVAGFAIFSVLGFMAYEQGTDISTVAESGPGLAFIAYPRAVAMMPLPQLWAIFFFIMIILLGLDSEFVGLEALMTAISDMYPSFFLVGHRRKILLIIISVGSFFIGLVMVTEGGLYIFQLFDYYACSGMTLLLFAILQSVCISWVYGADRLYDNIEDMIGYRPLPIIKYCLKYFTPVICTILQSSHPLP, from the exons ATGGAGAAGTATACTACTACAACAGACTTCAGAACTACATCTTCCTCCTTaag TGTTATGGAAAAGCATAATGATCCCAATTTGAGGTTCAATATGCTTTCCCAGCAGGAGATGGGTCTGGTCCATCCTGTCCCTGTGCCAAGCACCCAGACCAGGGGACAGTGGTCAAGCAAGCTGGAGTTCCTCCTGGCTGTGGCCGGACAGATCATAGGCTTGGGGAATGTATGGAGGTTCCCATATCTGTGCTACAAAAATGGAGGAG GGGTGTTCTTCATCCCTTATGTGCTCTTTCTGTTCACCTGTGGCATTCCACTCTTTCTCCTGGAGACCTCCTTGGGCCAGTACACCACGCAGGGCAGCATCACCTGCTGGAGGAAGATCTGCCCCTTGTTTGAAG GACTGGGTTATGGTAGTCAGGTGGTAGTTCTATATTCCAGCATCTATTACATCATCATTCTAGCCTGGGCCTTCTTCTACCTCTTCTCCTCATTCAGCTCTGAGCTCCCCTGGgccagttgtagaaacagctgGAACACAG CAACCTGCATGGAGTTCGACAGAAGAGTAGTGGGACATCTAAATTGGACAGTAGCAGGGAATGCAACATCGCCAGTGAGAGAGTTCTGGGA GAGAAGAGTTTTGAATCTCACAGACAGTCCAAACAAGCTAGGCAGTGTTCGCTGGGAGCTGGCTCTGTGTCTTCTACTGTCATGGATTCTCTGTTACTTCTGTGTCTGGAAAGGAGTGAAGTCTACTGGGAAG GTGGTCTACTTCACTGCCACCTTCCCCTATCTGATGCTGGTGGTGTTGCTGGTCCGTGGACTCACACTGCCGGGGGCAATAGATGGTATCAAGTTCTACCTCTACCCAGACCCAGCCCGCCTCACTGACCCACAG GTGTGGATGGATGCTGGAACACAAATCTTCTATTCCTATGCTATCTGCATCGGCTGTCTGACTGCTCTTGGCAGCTACAACAAGTATGACAACAACTGTTACAA GGACTGTGTGTACCTGTGCCTTTTGAACAGTGGAACCAGCTTTGTGGCCGGTTTTGCGATCTTCTCTGTTCTGGGCTTCATGGCTTATGAACAAGGGACAGACATCTCAACAGTGGCCGAATCAG GTCCTGGCCTGGCATTCATCGCCTACCCTCGTGCCGTGGCCATGATGCCATTACCCCAGCTTTGggccatcttcttcttcatcatgaTAATCCTACTGGGTTTAGACAGTGAG TTTGTAGGTCTGGAGGCTTTGATGACAGCTATCTCAGACATGTATCCCTCCTTCTTCCTGGTTGGCCATCGGCGTAaaatcctcctcatcatcatcagtgTGGGAAGCTTCTTCATCGGCCTGGTCATGGTCACAGAG GGAGGCCTGTATATCTTCCAGCTGTTTGATTACTATGCCTGCAGTGGGATGACTCTGCTTCTCTTCGCTATACTACAGTCAGTGTGTATCAGCTGGGTTTATG